The following proteins are co-located in the Paralichthys olivaceus isolate ysfri-2021 chromosome 2, ASM2471397v2, whole genome shotgun sequence genome:
- the arhgap9 gene encoding rho GTPase-activating protein 15 isoform X3, which yields MLSGTWRRSVGHQQPSATPVMNTRGMTVCGVPSGTVVLEAQYDYNYRGADGRQVCIREGERFVLLKKTNTDWWQVRRIGAASKAKPLYVPATYVTEVPIAPMASPQRLVMSASLNSNLRILPRVSLSPSPSETPYTGQHQVNRPIYRSMENLNSNSAFQGLDNNTTRIGGRHFPTLPLSGFGFTPNSPTSLSGHLMAPAASGAQTAPSNPRVVPMITRSQSSSNLPENLMENPYDEVGGGFSSRVNHRAPKKSCSQWDMVGASGKNNHLQVPTESYLSQLSWQNSPLYTEGVEPEKQPSQPEPPCPAPGQQPLQIKDLWEQYSDPATGRLYYFNTITKERSWKPPRRARGRTNNKTNPAQPQTLPRDTSHLSLPLSETGNRTMHKLSPEFLFGSHQRTNDCGWQMKQSMQRAASSDTVSMTAFSNAGAQCHNSATVHDVKQQLSHSQSMILPENGKLVQQCRDYTCNVTNIVVEPPSPQSSPDSDGHTPELEKAGLLNKTKIAEGGRKLRKNWSPSWVVLVGNSLVFFKDPKSQTPSSWKPGNSRPESSVDLRGAQLHWANELSSKKNVFKLRTVTGNEFLLQSETDSLIKEWYKTIQNVIDRLDRENPLDNVLLYSLRRAGSVEMLDHSGDEDDRRTSLPRSSSNLENTERKRVKTRLKKLILKRPPLQALQEKGLIKDQVFGCCLEMLCEREKSTVPRFVKLCTEAVERRGLDTDGIYRVSGNLAVIQKLRFLVNHERAVTTDGRYMFPQELVQEEKLNLDESEWEDIHVITGAMKLFFRELPEPLVPYGFFTDIVETVKMSDYMDKVDRLKCLVLNMPPPNHDTLLFICRHLRRVLEHSDTNRMTTQNIGIVFGPTLMRPERDNGNMAVNMVYQNQAVELILSEFDHIFGRRGPP from the exons ATGCTGTCAGGGACATGGCGGCGCTCTGTGGGGCATCAGCAGCCTTCTGCCACTCCGGTGATGAACACCAGGGGGATGACGGTGTGTGGGGTCCCTAGCGGCACGGTGGTCCTCGAGGCCCAGTATGACTACAACTACCGTGGTGCAGATGGACGGCAGGTCTGCATAAGGGAGGGAGAACGGTTTGTTCTCCTGAAGAAGACCAACACTGATTGGTGGCAG GTACGGAGGATCGGGGCAGCGAGTAAAGCAAAGCCATTGTATGTACCTGCTACTTATGTGACAGAGGTGCCTATTGCACCCATGGCGTCGCCACAGCGCCTGGTAATGTCTGCCTCGCTGAACTCCAACCTCAGGATATTGCCAAGAGTGTCACTCTCTCCCAGCCCTTCAGAGACTCCCTACACTGGACAGCATCAAG TGAACAGACCCATCTACCGCTCCATGGAAAACCTCAACTCAAATAGTGCCTTTCAGGGACTGGACAACAACACCACGAGAATAGGTGGACGGCACTTCCCCACCCTGCCCCTCTCTGGATTCGGCTTCACTCCCAACTCTCCCACCTCTCTGTCAGGCCACCTCATGGCACCCGCTGCCTCCGGGGCTCAGACAGCGCCATCGAACCCCAGGGTGGTCCCCATGATCACACGGAGCCAGAGCTCCAGCAACCTGCCTGAAAACCTGATGGAGAACCCGTACGATGAGGTGGGCGGAGGCTTCAGCAGTCGCGTCAACCACAGGGCCCCGAAGAAGTCCTGCAGCCAGTGGGACATGGTGGGAGCATCGGGCAAGAACAACCATCTGCAG GTCCCAACAGAGTCGTACCTGTCACAACTTTCCTGGCAAAACTCTCCTCTTTACACTGAAGGCGTGGAGCCAGAGAAACAGCCGTCGCAGCCGGAGCCGCCCTGCCCTGCCCCGGGTCAACAGCCTCTTCAGATCAAGGACCTCTGGGAGCAGTACTCAGACCCAGCTACAGGTAGACTCTACTATTTCAACACCATCACCAAGGAGAGGTCCTGGAAACCCCCTCGCCGGGCTCGTGGACGGACCAATAACAAG ACCAATCCAGCACAGCCTCAGACTTTACCCAGGGACACCAGTCACCTTTCACTACCACTTTCTGAAACAGGCAATAGAACTATGCACAAG CTGTCACCCGAGTTCCTTTTCGGGAGCCACCAGAGGACAAATGACTGTGGCTGgcagatgaaacag AGCATGCAGCGTGCAGCCTCCTCTGACACCGTGAGCATGACGGCATTCAGCAATGCAGGTGCCCAGTGCCATAATTCTGCCACCGTGCATGATGTCAAGCAGCAGCTCAGCCACTCCCAATCTATGATCCTGCCTGAGAATGGCAAG CTGGTCCAGCAGTGCAGAGATTACACCTGTAACGTGACCAACATCGTCGTGGagcctccctctcctcagagCTCTCCAGACAGCGACGGTCACACACCG gagTTGGAGAAAGCCGGCCTCTTGAACAAGACAAAGATTGCAGAAGGAGGCAGGAAACTGAG GAAAAACTGGAGCCCGTCCTGGGTTGTGTTGGTTGGGAACAGTCTGGTTTTCTTCAAAGATCCTAAATCACAGACACCGTCCAGCTGG aaaccaggAAACAGTCGCCCTGAGAGCAGTGTTGATTTAAGAGGTGCACAACTGCACTGGGCCAATGAGCTGTCCAGCAAGAAGAACGTCTTCAAG CTGAGGACAGTGACAGGAAATGAGTTCCTGCTGCAGTCGGAGACGGACTCTCTGATCAAAGAGTGGTACAAAACCATCCAGAACGTCATCGACAGGCtg GACCGTGAAAACCCACTGGACAATGTCCTCCTGTACTCTCTGAGGCGAGCAGGCAGCGTGGAGATGCTGGACCACAGTGGAGATGAGGATGACAGGAGAACGTCAC TCCCTCGCTCGTCGTCCAACCTGGAAAACACGGAGAGGAAGAGAGTAAAGACGCGATTGAAGAAGCTGATCCTGAAGAGACCTCCACTGCAGGCTCTGCAGGAGAAAGGCCTCATTAAAG ATCAGGTGTTCGGCTGTTGTCTGGAGATGCTCTGCGAGCGGGAGAAGAGCACCGTCCCTCGCTTCGTCAAACTTTGCACCGAGGCCGTGGAGAGGAGAG GACTGGACACTGATGGCATCTACAGAGTCTCTGGAAACCTGGCAGTGATTCAGAAACTTCGCTTCCTGGTGAACCACG AGCGAGCGGTGACTACTGACGGCCGCTACATGTTCCCACAGGAGTTGGTACAAG AGGAGAAGCTGAATTTGGACGAGAGTGAGTGGGAGGACATTCATGTCATCACAGGAGCTATGAAACTTTTCTTCCGCGAGCTTCCGGAGCCTCTGGTGCCCTACGGCTTCTTCACAGACATCGTGGAGACAGTCA AGATGTCGGACTACATGGACAAAGTGGATCGTCTGAAGTGTCTGGTGCTCAACATGCCTCCCCCGAACCACGATACACTGCTGTTCATATGCCGCCATCTCAGACG AGTGTTGGAACATTCAGATACCAACAGAATGACCACACAGAACATCGGCATTGTGTTTGGGCCGACGCTGATGCGCCCGGAGAGGGACAACGGCAACATGGCGGTGAATATGGTCTACCAGAACCAGGCGGTGGAGCTCATCCTCAGCGAATTCGACCACATCTTTGGAAGGAGAGGCCCCCCTTGA
- the arhgap9 gene encoding rho GTPase-activating protein 9 isoform X1 — MLSGTWRRSVGHQQPSATPVMNTRGMTVCGVPSGTVVLEAQYDYNYRGADGRQVCIREGERFVLLKKTNTDWWQVRRIGAASKAKPLYVPATYVTEVPIAPMASPQRLVMSASLNSNLRILPRVSLSPSPSETPYTGQHQVNRPIYRSMENLNSNSAFQGLDNNTTRIGGRHFPTLPLSGFGFTPNSPTSLSGHLMAPAASGAQTAPSNPRVVPMITRSQSSSNLPENLMENPYDEVGGGFSSRVNHRAPKKSCSQWDMVGASGKNNHLQVPTESYLSQLSWQNSPLYTEGVEPEKQPSQPEPPCPAPGQQPLQIKDLWEQYSDPATGRLYYFNTITKERSWKPPRRARGRTNNKTNPAQPQTLPRDTSHLSLPLSETGNRTMHKLSPEFLFGSHQRTNDCGWQMKQSMQRAASSDTVSMTAFSNAGAQCHNSATVHDVKQQLSHSQSMILPENGKLVQQCRDYTCNVTNIVVEPPSPQSSPDSDGHTPELEKAGLLNKTKIAEGGRKLRKNWSPSWVVLVGNSLVFFKDPKSQTPSSWKPGNSRPESSVDLRGAQLHWANELSSKKNVFKLRTVTGNEFLLQSETDSLIKEWYKTIQNVIDRLDRENPLDNVLLYSLRRAGSVEMLDHSGDEDDRRTSRFLHPSILSSILSSIQPTYIFTRPPWQIIPPSVLSHLRRRPALPLFILTTIPSHLLASLAAECPALTPSSSSSSFSSSCSSFSFPPSAVPRSSSNLENTERKRVKTRLKKLILKRPPLQALQEKGLIKDQVFGCCLEMLCEREKSTVPRFVKLCTEAVERRGLDTDGIYRVSGNLAVIQKLRFLVNHERAVTTDGRYMFPQELVQEEKLNLDESEWEDIHVITGAMKLFFRELPEPLVPYGFFTDIVETVKMSDYMDKVDRLKCLVLNMPPPNHDTLLFICRHLRRVLEHSDTNRMTTQNIGIVFGPTLMRPERDNGNMAVNMVYQNQAVELILSEFDHIFGRRGPP, encoded by the exons ATGCTGTCAGGGACATGGCGGCGCTCTGTGGGGCATCAGCAGCCTTCTGCCACTCCGGTGATGAACACCAGGGGGATGACGGTGTGTGGGGTCCCTAGCGGCACGGTGGTCCTCGAGGCCCAGTATGACTACAACTACCGTGGTGCAGATGGACGGCAGGTCTGCATAAGGGAGGGAGAACGGTTTGTTCTCCTGAAGAAGACCAACACTGATTGGTGGCAG GTACGGAGGATCGGGGCAGCGAGTAAAGCAAAGCCATTGTATGTACCTGCTACTTATGTGACAGAGGTGCCTATTGCACCCATGGCGTCGCCACAGCGCCTGGTAATGTCTGCCTCGCTGAACTCCAACCTCAGGATATTGCCAAGAGTGTCACTCTCTCCCAGCCCTTCAGAGACTCCCTACACTGGACAGCATCAAG TGAACAGACCCATCTACCGCTCCATGGAAAACCTCAACTCAAATAGTGCCTTTCAGGGACTGGACAACAACACCACGAGAATAGGTGGACGGCACTTCCCCACCCTGCCCCTCTCTGGATTCGGCTTCACTCCCAACTCTCCCACCTCTCTGTCAGGCCACCTCATGGCACCCGCTGCCTCCGGGGCTCAGACAGCGCCATCGAACCCCAGGGTGGTCCCCATGATCACACGGAGCCAGAGCTCCAGCAACCTGCCTGAAAACCTGATGGAGAACCCGTACGATGAGGTGGGCGGAGGCTTCAGCAGTCGCGTCAACCACAGGGCCCCGAAGAAGTCCTGCAGCCAGTGGGACATGGTGGGAGCATCGGGCAAGAACAACCATCTGCAG GTCCCAACAGAGTCGTACCTGTCACAACTTTCCTGGCAAAACTCTCCTCTTTACACTGAAGGCGTGGAGCCAGAGAAACAGCCGTCGCAGCCGGAGCCGCCCTGCCCTGCCCCGGGTCAACAGCCTCTTCAGATCAAGGACCTCTGGGAGCAGTACTCAGACCCAGCTACAGGTAGACTCTACTATTTCAACACCATCACCAAGGAGAGGTCCTGGAAACCCCCTCGCCGGGCTCGTGGACGGACCAATAACAAG ACCAATCCAGCACAGCCTCAGACTTTACCCAGGGACACCAGTCACCTTTCACTACCACTTTCTGAAACAGGCAATAGAACTATGCACAAG CTGTCACCCGAGTTCCTTTTCGGGAGCCACCAGAGGACAAATGACTGTGGCTGgcagatgaaacag AGCATGCAGCGTGCAGCCTCCTCTGACACCGTGAGCATGACGGCATTCAGCAATGCAGGTGCCCAGTGCCATAATTCTGCCACCGTGCATGATGTCAAGCAGCAGCTCAGCCACTCCCAATCTATGATCCTGCCTGAGAATGGCAAG CTGGTCCAGCAGTGCAGAGATTACACCTGTAACGTGACCAACATCGTCGTGGagcctccctctcctcagagCTCTCCAGACAGCGACGGTCACACACCG gagTTGGAGAAAGCCGGCCTCTTGAACAAGACAAAGATTGCAGAAGGAGGCAGGAAACTGAG GAAAAACTGGAGCCCGTCCTGGGTTGTGTTGGTTGGGAACAGTCTGGTTTTCTTCAAAGATCCTAAATCACAGACACCGTCCAGCTGG aaaccaggAAACAGTCGCCCTGAGAGCAGTGTTGATTTAAGAGGTGCACAACTGCACTGGGCCAATGAGCTGTCCAGCAAGAAGAACGTCTTCAAG CTGAGGACAGTGACAGGAAATGAGTTCCTGCTGCAGTCGGAGACGGACTCTCTGATCAAAGAGTGGTACAAAACCATCCAGAACGTCATCGACAGGCtg GACCGTGAAAACCCACTGGACAATGTCCTCCTGTACTCTCTGAGGCGAGCAGGCAGCGTGGAGATGCTGGACCACAGTGGAGATGAGGATGACAGGAGAACGTCAC GCTTCTtacatccctccatcctctcctccatcctctcctccattcaGCCCACTTATATTTTCACGCGGCCCCCGTGGCAAATAATCCCACCGTCAGTCCTGTCTCACCTCCGCCGTCGCCCGGCCCTGCCACTATTCATCCTCACCACCATCCCCTCTCATCTGCTCGCCAGCCTCGCGGCCGAATGCCCCGCActgaccccctcctcctcttcttcctccttctcttcctcctgctcctccttctcctttccTCCATCTGCAGTCCCTCGCTCGTCGTCCAACCTGGAAAACACGGAGAGGAAGAGAGTAAAGACGCGATTGAAGAAGCTGATCCTGAAGAGACCTCCACTGCAGGCTCTGCAGGAGAAAGGCCTCATTAAAG ATCAGGTGTTCGGCTGTTGTCTGGAGATGCTCTGCGAGCGGGAGAAGAGCACCGTCCCTCGCTTCGTCAAACTTTGCACCGAGGCCGTGGAGAGGAGAG GACTGGACACTGATGGCATCTACAGAGTCTCTGGAAACCTGGCAGTGATTCAGAAACTTCGCTTCCTGGTGAACCACG AGCGAGCGGTGACTACTGACGGCCGCTACATGTTCCCACAGGAGTTGGTACAAG AGGAGAAGCTGAATTTGGACGAGAGTGAGTGGGAGGACATTCATGTCATCACAGGAGCTATGAAACTTTTCTTCCGCGAGCTTCCGGAGCCTCTGGTGCCCTACGGCTTCTTCACAGACATCGTGGAGACAGTCA AGATGTCGGACTACATGGACAAAGTGGATCGTCTGAAGTGTCTGGTGCTCAACATGCCTCCCCCGAACCACGATACACTGCTGTTCATATGCCGCCATCTCAGACG AGTGTTGGAACATTCAGATACCAACAGAATGACCACACAGAACATCGGCATTGTGTTTGGGCCGACGCTGATGCGCCCGGAGAGGGACAACGGCAACATGGCGGTGAATATGGTCTACCAGAACCAGGCGGTGGAGCTCATCCTCAGCGAATTCGACCACATCTTTGGAAGGAGAGGCCCCCCTTGA
- the arhgap9 gene encoding rho GTPase-activating protein 15 isoform X4: MLSGTWRRSVGHQQPSATPVMNTRGMTVCGVPSGTVVLEAQYDYNYRGADGRQVCIREGERFVLLKKTNTDWWQVRRIGAASKAKPLYVPATYVTEVPIAPMASPQRLVMSASLNSNLRILPRVSLSPSPSETPYTGQHQVNRPIYRSMENLNSNSAFQGLDNNTTRIGGRHFPTLPLSGFGFTPNSPTSLSGHLMAPAASGAQTAPSNPRVVPMITRSQSSSNLPENLMENPYDEVGGGFSSRVNHRAPKKSCSQWDMVGASGKNNHLQVPTESYLSQLSWQNSPLYTEGVEPEKQPSQPEPPCPAPGQQPLQIKDLWEQYSDPATGRLYYFNTITKERSWKPPRRARGRTNNKTNPAQPQTLPRDTSHLSLPLSETGNRTMHKLSPEFLFGSHQRTNDCGWQMKQSMQRAASSDTVSMTAFSNAGAQCHNSATVHDVKQQLSHSQSMILPENGKLVQQCRDYTCNVTNIVVEPPSPQSSPDSDGHTPELEKAGLLNKTKIAEGGRKLRKNWSPSWVVLVGNSLVFFKDPKSQTPSSWKPGNSRPESSVDLRGAQLHWANELSSKKNVFKLRTVTGNEFLLQSETDSLIKEWYKTIQNVIDRLDRENPLDNVLLYSLRRAGSVEMLDHSGDEDDRRTSLPRSSSNLENTERKRVKTRLKKLILKRPPLQALQEKGLIKDQVFGCCLEMLCEREKSTVPRFVKLCTEAVERRGLDTDGIYRVSGNLAVIQKLRFLVNHEEKLNLDESEWEDIHVITGAMKLFFRELPEPLVPYGFFTDIVETVKMSDYMDKVDRLKCLVLNMPPPNHDTLLFICRHLRRVLEHSDTNRMTTQNIGIVFGPTLMRPERDNGNMAVNMVYQNQAVELILSEFDHIFGRRGPP; encoded by the exons ATGCTGTCAGGGACATGGCGGCGCTCTGTGGGGCATCAGCAGCCTTCTGCCACTCCGGTGATGAACACCAGGGGGATGACGGTGTGTGGGGTCCCTAGCGGCACGGTGGTCCTCGAGGCCCAGTATGACTACAACTACCGTGGTGCAGATGGACGGCAGGTCTGCATAAGGGAGGGAGAACGGTTTGTTCTCCTGAAGAAGACCAACACTGATTGGTGGCAG GTACGGAGGATCGGGGCAGCGAGTAAAGCAAAGCCATTGTATGTACCTGCTACTTATGTGACAGAGGTGCCTATTGCACCCATGGCGTCGCCACAGCGCCTGGTAATGTCTGCCTCGCTGAACTCCAACCTCAGGATATTGCCAAGAGTGTCACTCTCTCCCAGCCCTTCAGAGACTCCCTACACTGGACAGCATCAAG TGAACAGACCCATCTACCGCTCCATGGAAAACCTCAACTCAAATAGTGCCTTTCAGGGACTGGACAACAACACCACGAGAATAGGTGGACGGCACTTCCCCACCCTGCCCCTCTCTGGATTCGGCTTCACTCCCAACTCTCCCACCTCTCTGTCAGGCCACCTCATGGCACCCGCTGCCTCCGGGGCTCAGACAGCGCCATCGAACCCCAGGGTGGTCCCCATGATCACACGGAGCCAGAGCTCCAGCAACCTGCCTGAAAACCTGATGGAGAACCCGTACGATGAGGTGGGCGGAGGCTTCAGCAGTCGCGTCAACCACAGGGCCCCGAAGAAGTCCTGCAGCCAGTGGGACATGGTGGGAGCATCGGGCAAGAACAACCATCTGCAG GTCCCAACAGAGTCGTACCTGTCACAACTTTCCTGGCAAAACTCTCCTCTTTACACTGAAGGCGTGGAGCCAGAGAAACAGCCGTCGCAGCCGGAGCCGCCCTGCCCTGCCCCGGGTCAACAGCCTCTTCAGATCAAGGACCTCTGGGAGCAGTACTCAGACCCAGCTACAGGTAGACTCTACTATTTCAACACCATCACCAAGGAGAGGTCCTGGAAACCCCCTCGCCGGGCTCGTGGACGGACCAATAACAAG ACCAATCCAGCACAGCCTCAGACTTTACCCAGGGACACCAGTCACCTTTCACTACCACTTTCTGAAACAGGCAATAGAACTATGCACAAG CTGTCACCCGAGTTCCTTTTCGGGAGCCACCAGAGGACAAATGACTGTGGCTGgcagatgaaacag AGCATGCAGCGTGCAGCCTCCTCTGACACCGTGAGCATGACGGCATTCAGCAATGCAGGTGCCCAGTGCCATAATTCTGCCACCGTGCATGATGTCAAGCAGCAGCTCAGCCACTCCCAATCTATGATCCTGCCTGAGAATGGCAAG CTGGTCCAGCAGTGCAGAGATTACACCTGTAACGTGACCAACATCGTCGTGGagcctccctctcctcagagCTCTCCAGACAGCGACGGTCACACACCG gagTTGGAGAAAGCCGGCCTCTTGAACAAGACAAAGATTGCAGAAGGAGGCAGGAAACTGAG GAAAAACTGGAGCCCGTCCTGGGTTGTGTTGGTTGGGAACAGTCTGGTTTTCTTCAAAGATCCTAAATCACAGACACCGTCCAGCTGG aaaccaggAAACAGTCGCCCTGAGAGCAGTGTTGATTTAAGAGGTGCACAACTGCACTGGGCCAATGAGCTGTCCAGCAAGAAGAACGTCTTCAAG CTGAGGACAGTGACAGGAAATGAGTTCCTGCTGCAGTCGGAGACGGACTCTCTGATCAAAGAGTGGTACAAAACCATCCAGAACGTCATCGACAGGCtg GACCGTGAAAACCCACTGGACAATGTCCTCCTGTACTCTCTGAGGCGAGCAGGCAGCGTGGAGATGCTGGACCACAGTGGAGATGAGGATGACAGGAGAACGTCAC TCCCTCGCTCGTCGTCCAACCTGGAAAACACGGAGAGGAAGAGAGTAAAGACGCGATTGAAGAAGCTGATCCTGAAGAGACCTCCACTGCAGGCTCTGCAGGAGAAAGGCCTCATTAAAG ATCAGGTGTTCGGCTGTTGTCTGGAGATGCTCTGCGAGCGGGAGAAGAGCACCGTCCCTCGCTTCGTCAAACTTTGCACCGAGGCCGTGGAGAGGAGAG GACTGGACACTGATGGCATCTACAGAGTCTCTGGAAACCTGGCAGTGATTCAGAAACTTCGCTTCCTGGTGAACCACG AGGAGAAGCTGAATTTGGACGAGAGTGAGTGGGAGGACATTCATGTCATCACAGGAGCTATGAAACTTTTCTTCCGCGAGCTTCCGGAGCCTCTGGTGCCCTACGGCTTCTTCACAGACATCGTGGAGACAGTCA AGATGTCGGACTACATGGACAAAGTGGATCGTCTGAAGTGTCTGGTGCTCAACATGCCTCCCCCGAACCACGATACACTGCTGTTCATATGCCGCCATCTCAGACG AGTGTTGGAACATTCAGATACCAACAGAATGACCACACAGAACATCGGCATTGTGTTTGGGCCGACGCTGATGCGCCCGGAGAGGGACAACGGCAACATGGCGGTGAATATGGTCTACCAGAACCAGGCGGTGGAGCTCATCCTCAGCGAATTCGACCACATCTTTGGAAGGAGAGGCCCCCCTTGA
- the arhgap9 gene encoding rho GTPase-activating protein 9 isoform X5: MLSGTWRRSVGHQQPSATPVMNTRGMTVCGVPSGTVVLEAQYDYNYRGADGRQVCIREGERFVLLKKTNTDWWQVRRIGAASKAKPLYVPATYVTEVPIAPMASPQRLVMSASLNSNLRILPRVSLSPSPSETPYTGQHQVNRPIYRSMENLNSNSAFQGLDNNTTRIGGRHFPTLPLSGFGFTPNSPTSLSGHLMAPAASGAQTAPSNPRVVPMITRSQSSSNLPENLMENPYDEVGGGFSSRVNHRAPKKSCSQWDMVGASGKNNHLQVPTESYLSQLSWQNSPLYTEGVEPEKQPSQPEPPCPAPGQQPLQIKDLWEQYSDPATGRLYYFNTITKERSWKPPRRARGRTNNKTNPAQPQTLPRDTSHLSLPLSETGNRTMHKLSPEFLFGSHQRTNDCGWQMKQLVQQCRDYTCNVTNIVVEPPSPQSSPDSDGHTPELEKAGLLNKTKIAEGGRKLRKNWSPSWVVLVGNSLVFFKDPKSQTPSSWKPGNSRPESSVDLRGAQLHWANELSSKKNVFKLRTVTGNEFLLQSETDSLIKEWYKTIQNVIDRLDRENPLDNVLLYSLRRAGSVEMLDHSGDEDDRRTSLPRSSSNLENTERKRVKTRLKKLILKRPPLQALQEKGLIKDQVFGCCLEMLCEREKSTVPRFVKLCTEAVERRGLDTDGIYRVSGNLAVIQKLRFLVNHERAVTTDGRYMFPQELVQEEKLNLDESEWEDIHVITGAMKLFFRELPEPLVPYGFFTDIVETVKMSDYMDKVDRLKCLVLNMPPPNHDTLLFICRHLRRVLEHSDTNRMTTQNIGIVFGPTLMRPERDNGNMAVNMVYQNQAVELILSEFDHIFGRRGPP, encoded by the exons ATGCTGTCAGGGACATGGCGGCGCTCTGTGGGGCATCAGCAGCCTTCTGCCACTCCGGTGATGAACACCAGGGGGATGACGGTGTGTGGGGTCCCTAGCGGCACGGTGGTCCTCGAGGCCCAGTATGACTACAACTACCGTGGTGCAGATGGACGGCAGGTCTGCATAAGGGAGGGAGAACGGTTTGTTCTCCTGAAGAAGACCAACACTGATTGGTGGCAG GTACGGAGGATCGGGGCAGCGAGTAAAGCAAAGCCATTGTATGTACCTGCTACTTATGTGACAGAGGTGCCTATTGCACCCATGGCGTCGCCACAGCGCCTGGTAATGTCTGCCTCGCTGAACTCCAACCTCAGGATATTGCCAAGAGTGTCACTCTCTCCCAGCCCTTCAGAGACTCCCTACACTGGACAGCATCAAG TGAACAGACCCATCTACCGCTCCATGGAAAACCTCAACTCAAATAGTGCCTTTCAGGGACTGGACAACAACACCACGAGAATAGGTGGACGGCACTTCCCCACCCTGCCCCTCTCTGGATTCGGCTTCACTCCCAACTCTCCCACCTCTCTGTCAGGCCACCTCATGGCACCCGCTGCCTCCGGGGCTCAGACAGCGCCATCGAACCCCAGGGTGGTCCCCATGATCACACGGAGCCAGAGCTCCAGCAACCTGCCTGAAAACCTGATGGAGAACCCGTACGATGAGGTGGGCGGAGGCTTCAGCAGTCGCGTCAACCACAGGGCCCCGAAGAAGTCCTGCAGCCAGTGGGACATGGTGGGAGCATCGGGCAAGAACAACCATCTGCAG GTCCCAACAGAGTCGTACCTGTCACAACTTTCCTGGCAAAACTCTCCTCTTTACACTGAAGGCGTGGAGCCAGAGAAACAGCCGTCGCAGCCGGAGCCGCCCTGCCCTGCCCCGGGTCAACAGCCTCTTCAGATCAAGGACCTCTGGGAGCAGTACTCAGACCCAGCTACAGGTAGACTCTACTATTTCAACACCATCACCAAGGAGAGGTCCTGGAAACCCCCTCGCCGGGCTCGTGGACGGACCAATAACAAG ACCAATCCAGCACAGCCTCAGACTTTACCCAGGGACACCAGTCACCTTTCACTACCACTTTCTGAAACAGGCAATAGAACTATGCACAAG CTGTCACCCGAGTTCCTTTTCGGGAGCCACCAGAGGACAAATGACTGTGGCTGgcagatgaaacag CTGGTCCAGCAGTGCAGAGATTACACCTGTAACGTGACCAACATCGTCGTGGagcctccctctcctcagagCTCTCCAGACAGCGACGGTCACACACCG gagTTGGAGAAAGCCGGCCTCTTGAACAAGACAAAGATTGCAGAAGGAGGCAGGAAACTGAG GAAAAACTGGAGCCCGTCCTGGGTTGTGTTGGTTGGGAACAGTCTGGTTTTCTTCAAAGATCCTAAATCACAGACACCGTCCAGCTGG aaaccaggAAACAGTCGCCCTGAGAGCAGTGTTGATTTAAGAGGTGCACAACTGCACTGGGCCAATGAGCTGTCCAGCAAGAAGAACGTCTTCAAG CTGAGGACAGTGACAGGAAATGAGTTCCTGCTGCAGTCGGAGACGGACTCTCTGATCAAAGAGTGGTACAAAACCATCCAGAACGTCATCGACAGGCtg GACCGTGAAAACCCACTGGACAATGTCCTCCTGTACTCTCTGAGGCGAGCAGGCAGCGTGGAGATGCTGGACCACAGTGGAGATGAGGATGACAGGAGAACGTCAC TCCCTCGCTCGTCGTCCAACCTGGAAAACACGGAGAGGAAGAGAGTAAAGACGCGATTGAAGAAGCTGATCCTGAAGAGACCTCCACTGCAGGCTCTGCAGGAGAAAGGCCTCATTAAAG ATCAGGTGTTCGGCTGTTGTCTGGAGATGCTCTGCGAGCGGGAGAAGAGCACCGTCCCTCGCTTCGTCAAACTTTGCACCGAGGCCGTGGAGAGGAGAG GACTGGACACTGATGGCATCTACAGAGTCTCTGGAAACCTGGCAGTGATTCAGAAACTTCGCTTCCTGGTGAACCACG AGCGAGCGGTGACTACTGACGGCCGCTACATGTTCCCACAGGAGTTGGTACAAG AGGAGAAGCTGAATTTGGACGAGAGTGAGTGGGAGGACATTCATGTCATCACAGGAGCTATGAAACTTTTCTTCCGCGAGCTTCCGGAGCCTCTGGTGCCCTACGGCTTCTTCACAGACATCGTGGAGACAGTCA AGATGTCGGACTACATGGACAAAGTGGATCGTCTGAAGTGTCTGGTGCTCAACATGCCTCCCCCGAACCACGATACACTGCTGTTCATATGCCGCCATCTCAGACG AGTGTTGGAACATTCAGATACCAACAGAATGACCACACAGAACATCGGCATTGTGTTTGGGCCGACGCTGATGCGCCCGGAGAGGGACAACGGCAACATGGCGGTGAATATGGTCTACCAGAACCAGGCGGTGGAGCTCATCCTCAGCGAATTCGACCACATCTTTGGAAGGAGAGGCCCCCCTTGA